A window of the Halopseudomonas phragmitis genome harbors these coding sequences:
- a CDS encoding peptidoglycan DD-metalloendopeptidase family protein, whose translation MRHLFALILLCSLSLPALAEGGFITRLLNKPVPGGVAVIALPEQPQAPRVRYQDHPVLVIREDGKRWIAIVGIPLSVQPGQQQIELGDGQHLNFQVNDRHYPAQHITLRNQQHVTPDPAHQRRIQRELDEQIQGYQSFSPRQPSNLLFDRPVDGRLSSPFGVRRFFNGEERNPHSGLDFAVPAGTPIKAPAAGTVILVGDYFFNGKTVFVDHGQGLISMFCHLSAIDVKVGDELPRGGHIGKVGATGRATGPHLHWNVSLNNARVDPAIFIGAFMP comes from the coding sequence ATGCGCCACCTGTTTGCCCTGATTCTGCTGTGCTCCCTGAGCCTGCCGGCCCTGGCCGAAGGCGGATTTATTACCCGCCTGCTGAACAAGCCGGTTCCCGGCGGCGTGGCGGTAATAGCCCTGCCAGAACAACCCCAGGCGCCGCGCGTGCGCTATCAGGACCACCCGGTACTGGTGATTCGCGAGGACGGCAAGCGCTGGATCGCCATCGTCGGCATCCCGCTGTCGGTGCAACCTGGTCAGCAACAGATTGAACTGGGCGACGGCCAGCATCTGAACTTCCAGGTCAATGATCGTCATTACCCGGCCCAACACATCACCCTGCGCAATCAGCAGCACGTTACTCCTGACCCGGCCCACCAACGGCGCATTCAGCGCGAACTCGACGAGCAAATTCAGGGTTACCAGAGCTTCAGCCCGCGCCAACCCAGCAACCTGCTGTTCGATCGGCCGGTAGACGGGCGTCTGTCGAGCCCGTTCGGCGTGCGCCGATTCTTCAATGGCGAGGAGCGCAACCCGCATTCCGGGCTTGATTTTGCGGTCCCGGCCGGCACCCCGATCAAGGCCCCGGCAGCGGGCACGGTCATTCTGGTCGGCGATTACTTTTTCAATGGCAAGACGGTGTTCGTCGATCACGGCCAGGGGCTGATCAGCATGTTCTGTCACCTGTCGGCGATCGACGTCAAGGTCGGTGACGAACTGCCCCGTGGCGGGCATATCGGCAAGGTTGGCGCCACCGGGCGCGCCACTGGACCACACCTGCACTGGAATGTAAGCCTGAACAACGCCCGGGTCGATCCGGCGATTTTCATTGGCGCCTTCATGCCTTGA
- the leuA gene encoding 2-isopropylmalate synthase, with the protein MTMLTDPSSKYRAFQPVDIPDRTWPSKTITEVPVWCSSDLRDGNQSLIEPMDPAKKLRFFQTLVKVGVKQIEVAFPSASQTDFDFVRTLIEDGHIPDDVTIQVLTQARDDLITRTFESLRGAKRAIVHVYNATAPSFRRIVFNQDKAGVVAIAVNAAKRIRELAAQQPETEWIFQYSPEIFTSTELEFAVEVCDAVLGVWQPTPEHKVILNLPATVEVATPNIYADQIEWFCRHISRRDSVLISLHTHNDRGTGVAATELGLLAGADRVEGCLFGNGERTGNVDLVTLALNMYTQGLHPGLDFSDIDAVRKVVEECNQLPVHPRHPYVGDLVHTAFSGSHQDAIRKGFVQQDPNGIWEVPYLPIDPADIGRSYEAVIRVNSQSGKGGITYLLEQEYGISLPRRLQIEFSQVVQGETDRLGLEMTALQIHELLDREYLQATTPYALIRHRLQEENGTSAVDIEVLSHGETLHWRGIGKGPLEALVAALPVQVEVMDYHEHAIGSGTNAKAAAYIELRLDGQRPLHGIGIDENLTTASFRALLSALNRALRSADEQAA; encoded by the coding sequence ATGACCATGCTCACAGACCCGTCCAGCAAATACCGTGCGTTCCAGCCGGTCGACATCCCCGACCGTACCTGGCCGTCGAAGACCATCACCGAAGTGCCTGTCTGGTGCAGTTCGGATCTGCGCGACGGTAACCAGTCGCTGATCGAACCGATGGACCCGGCCAAGAAACTGCGGTTCTTTCAGACGTTGGTCAAGGTTGGAGTCAAGCAGATCGAAGTGGCCTTTCCGTCAGCCTCTCAAACCGACTTCGACTTCGTCCGCACCCTGATTGAAGATGGTCATATTCCTGACGATGTAACCATCCAGGTTCTGACCCAGGCCCGCGACGACCTGATTACCCGTACCTTTGAGTCACTGCGCGGTGCCAAACGGGCAATTGTGCATGTCTACAACGCCACCGCACCGAGCTTCCGGCGCATCGTCTTCAATCAGGACAAGGCTGGCGTGGTCGCCATTGCGGTAAATGCTGCCAAGCGCATCCGCGAGTTGGCGGCGCAGCAGCCCGAGACCGAGTGGATCTTCCAGTACTCGCCGGAGATTTTTACCTCCACCGAACTGGAGTTTGCCGTTGAAGTCTGTGACGCCGTGCTGGGTGTCTGGCAACCGACGCCTGAGCACAAGGTGATCCTCAACCTGCCGGCCACCGTGGAAGTTGCCACCCCGAACATCTACGCCGACCAGATCGAGTGGTTCTGCCGCCATATCAGCCGCCGCGACAGCGTGTTGATCAGCCTGCACACCCACAACGACCGTGGCACCGGTGTAGCCGCCACCGAACTGGGCCTGCTGGCCGGTGCCGACCGGGTCGAAGGCTGCCTGTTCGGCAATGGCGAGCGCACCGGTAATGTCGACCTGGTAACCCTGGCGCTGAACATGTACACCCAGGGCCTGCACCCGGGGTTGGACTTCTCCGACATCGACGCGGTGCGCAAGGTGGTTGAAGAGTGCAACCAGTTGCCAGTGCACCCACGTCATCCCTATGTCGGCGATCTGGTTCACACTGCCTTTTCCGGGTCGCACCAGGATGCGATCCGCAAGGGTTTCGTCCAGCAGGATCCGAACGGCATCTGGGAAGTCCCCTACCTGCCTATCGATCCGGCCGATATTGGCCGCAGCTACGAGGCGGTGATCCGGGTCAACAGCCAGTCCGGCAAGGGCGGCATTACTTACCTGCTTGAGCAGGAATACGGGATCAGTCTGCCACGTCGTCTGCAGATCGAATTCAGCCAAGTGGTCCAGGGTGAGACCGACCGTCTGGGCCTGGAGATGACCGCCTTACAGATTCATGAACTGCTCGACCGTGAATATCTGCAGGCGACCACGCCCTATGCACTGATTCGTCACCGTCTGCAGGAAGAGAACGGCACTTCGGCGGTAGATATCGAAGTACTCAGTCATGGTGAAACCCTGCATTGGCGCGGCATCGGCAAGGGTCCGCTGGAGGCGCTGGTGGCCGCCCTGCCGGTCCAGGTTGAGGTGATGGACTATCATGAGCACGCGATTGGCTCGGGTACCAACGCCAAGGCGGCGGCTTATATCGAGTTGCGTCTGGACGGTCAGCGTCCGCTGCACGGGATCGGTATCGACGAGAATCTGACCACGGCCAGCTTCCGCGCCCTGCTCAGCGCCCTCAATCGGGCCCTGCGCAGCGCCGATGAACAGGCGGCCTAG